A single window of Marinobacter sp. LA51 DNA harbors:
- a CDS encoding SAM-dependent methyltransferase — MTQNTAQKTEQTGRESTPHVLTLPLEAAQTDRNPHNYERWLIAKLMRMAGSPPIRFQLWNGDVIDPKDQEVRFALHLKDPKALYSLVANPNLAFGDLYSAGRLDVEGDLPDLMETLYRSVHAARQEWPKWLDALWRNHNPRSTGITEAKENIHHHYDLGNEFYQLWLDQAEMQYTCAYYERPDLTLEQAQLAKLEHVCRKLRLKPGMTVVEAGCGWGGLARYMARHYGVKVHSYNISREQLVYAREQARQQKLDHLVEYVEDDYRNIKGQYDAFVSIGMLEHVGKENYPALSALIKRSLKPDGIALLHSIGRNRPMLMNAWIEKRIFPGAYPPSIGEFMEICEQGDFSVLDVENLRLHYAQTLSHWMDRFTESQDQVSEMYDEHFTRAWRMYLAGSIAAFRAGSLQLFQVVFTHGANNQLPQSRHDLYTTPAAPEQV; from the coding sequence ATGACACAAAACACCGCCCAGAAAACCGAACAAACGGGCCGTGAATCCACACCACACGTGCTAACTCTACCGCTAGAAGCAGCACAGACCGACCGTAACCCCCACAACTACGAACGCTGGCTTATCGCCAAACTCATGCGCATGGCCGGATCGCCTCCCATCCGGTTCCAGCTGTGGAACGGCGACGTCATTGACCCCAAGGATCAGGAGGTCCGTTTTGCCCTCCACCTGAAAGACCCAAAGGCGCTCTATTCCCTGGTCGCCAACCCCAACCTGGCCTTTGGCGATCTGTACAGCGCAGGCAGGCTGGACGTTGAGGGCGACCTGCCGGATCTGATGGAAACCCTGTATCGATCGGTGCACGCCGCGCGACAGGAATGGCCAAAATGGCTGGACGCACTCTGGCGCAATCACAACCCGCGCTCCACCGGGATCACTGAAGCCAAGGAAAACATCCACCACCATTACGATCTGGGCAACGAGTTCTACCAGTTGTGGCTGGATCAGGCCGAAATGCAGTACACCTGTGCCTACTACGAACGCCCCGACCTGACTCTGGAGCAGGCCCAACTGGCCAAGCTGGAACATGTCTGCCGCAAACTCCGGCTCAAACCGGGCATGACCGTGGTCGAGGCCGGCTGTGGCTGGGGCGGACTAGCCCGTTACATGGCCCGACACTATGGCGTGAAAGTGCACTCCTACAACATCTCCCGGGAACAACTGGTCTATGCCCGGGAGCAGGCCCGCCAGCAAAAGCTGGACCACCTGGTTGAGTACGTGGAGGACGACTACCGAAATATAAAAGGTCAGTACGATGCCTTCGTATCGATCGGCATGCTCGAACACGTCGGCAAGGAGAATTACCCGGCGCTGTCGGCCCTGATCAAACGCAGCCTTAAGCCAGACGGCATTGCCTTGCTCCACAGCATCGGCCGTAACCGGCCCATGCTGATGAATGCCTGGATTGAGAAACGGATTTTCCCCGGGGCCTACCCGCCGAGCATTGGCGAGTTCATGGAGATCTGTGAACAGGGTGATTTCTCGGTGCTCGACGTGGAGAACCTTCGGCTTCACTACGCCCAAACCCTGAGCCACTGGATGGATCGGTTCACGGAAAGCCAGGACCAGGTCTCGGAGATGTACGATGAGCACTTTACCCGGGCCTGGCGCATGTATCTGGCCGGCTCCATTGCCGCGTTCCGGGCCGGCTCACTGCAGCTTTTCCAGGTCGTGTTCACACACGGTGCCAACAACCAGCTGCCACAGAGCCGACACGACCTTTACACAACGCCCGCAGCACCGGAGCAGGTGTGA
- a CDS encoding NAD(P)/FAD-dependent oxidoreductase, with protein sequence MDYYDLIIVGAGPAGSTLAQSLQDSGKRILLIDKQDFPRDKTCAGWVTPAVMNTLKIDRDDYSQGRTLQPIRRFRIGMMGQPPVENDHGDVVSYGIRRCEFDTYLLDRVTAPKMLSTPVKGIKREGGNWQINGTWEAPLIIGAGGHFCPVARLLGEGPGSHETIVAAKEVEFEMTPEQSQICQARGDTPELWFCRDLKGYAWVFRKENFLNIGLGREDNHRLTEHLEAFVQDMKDTGRIPSDLPGRFKGHAYLLYAHAERPLVDDGILLIGDSAGLAYTQSGEGIRPAIESALMAADVIRDAQDYSASSLQLYGDAIAERFGTRATELEQGWQVPDWIKTPLATTLMRSHWFTRKVVTEKWFLHQQVPPLEAAV encoded by the coding sequence ATGGACTACTACGACCTGATCATCGTTGGCGCCGGCCCCGCAGGCTCTACCCTCGCCCAAAGCCTGCAGGACAGTGGCAAACGCATACTGTTGATCGACAAACAGGACTTCCCACGGGACAAGACCTGCGCCGGCTGGGTCACGCCGGCCGTGATGAACACCCTGAAAATCGATCGCGACGACTACAGCCAAGGCCGAACCCTGCAACCCATCCGACGCTTCCGCATCGGTATGATGGGCCAGCCACCGGTGGAAAACGATCATGGCGACGTGGTCAGCTATGGCATTCGACGGTGCGAGTTTGACACCTACCTGCTGGACCGGGTGACCGCACCAAAGATGCTCTCCACCCCCGTGAAAGGCATTAAGCGGGAGGGCGGTAACTGGCAGATCAACGGCACCTGGGAAGCACCGCTGATCATCGGTGCCGGTGGCCATTTCTGTCCGGTGGCGCGTTTACTGGGCGAGGGCCCCGGCAGTCATGAAACCATCGTTGCCGCCAAAGAAGTCGAGTTCGAGATGACGCCGGAGCAGTCGCAGATTTGCCAGGCCCGGGGTGACACCCCGGAGCTCTGGTTTTGCCGCGATCTCAAGGGCTACGCCTGGGTGTTCCGCAAGGAGAATTTCCTGAATATCGGCCTGGGCCGGGAAGACAATCATAGGCTGACCGAGCACCTGGAAGCCTTTGTGCAAGACATGAAAGACACCGGCCGCATCCCCTCAGACCTACCTGGCCGGTTCAAAGGCCATGCCTATCTGCTCTATGCCCACGCCGAACGACCACTGGTCGACGACGGCATTCTGCTGATTGGCGATTCCGCCGGACTGGCCTACACCCAGAGTGGCGAAGGGATCCGGCCGGCAATTGAATCCGCCCTGATGGCGGCCGATGTTATCCGCGATGCACAGGATTATTCGGCATCGTCACTGCAGCTCTACGGCGACGCCATCGCCGAACGCTTTGGCACCCGGGCCACCGAACTGGAACAGGGCTGGCAGGTACCCGACTGGATCAAGACGCCGTTGGCTACCACGCTGATGCGCTCCCATTGGTTCACCCGCAAGGTAGTGACCGAAAAGTGGTTCCTGCATCAGCAGGTTCCGCCGCTTGAAGCTGCAGTCTGA
- a CDS encoding Dps family protein gives MGKNFIGLDTEKTVQLADSLNDLLSNYQIFYMNVRGYHWNIKGDNFFELHVKFEELYDDLLLKIDEIAERVLTLGHRPAHSYSTYIEKSEVQEKKDVSDGREAMENIVESFAKLIGKQRDLLSLASDSDDEGTAALMSDYISQQEKTVWMYRSYLGH, from the coding sequence ATGGGTAAGAACTTTATTGGTTTGGACACGGAAAAAACTGTGCAATTGGCAGATTCGTTGAACGATCTGCTGTCCAACTATCAGATTTTCTACATGAACGTGCGCGGCTATCACTGGAACATCAAGGGTGACAATTTTTTCGAGCTGCACGTGAAGTTTGAGGAACTGTACGACGACCTTCTGTTGAAGATCGACGAAATTGCCGAGCGGGTGCTCACTCTCGGTCATCGTCCGGCCCATTCCTACAGCACCTATATCGAGAAATCCGAGGTGCAGGAAAAGAAGGACGTCTCTGATGGCCGTGAGGCGATGGAAAACATCGTCGAAAGCTTTGCCAAACTGATCGGTAAGCAGCGTGATCTGTTGAGCCTGGCAAGTGATTCCGACGACGAAGGCACCGCCGCACTGATGAGTGACTACATCTCTCAGCAGGAAAAAACCGTGTGGATGTATCGGAGCTATCTGGGTCACTAA